CGGGGCTGCTCTGGTGCTGGTCGACGCGCCCGGGGTACTCGTCGGCAATGCGGGACTGTTCCTGCTCGCAGCCGGACTGACCCTCCTCGGGGTGCCGCGCACGATCGCGAGACGCCCCGAGAGCTCCACCCGGCCGTCGAGTTATCTCCGCGAGGTCGCCGAGGGGCTGCGGTATCTGCGCCGGGACCGGCTGATCGCCGCGGTCCTGGCGATGCTGCTGATCACGAACATGCTGGACGTGGCGGCCTTCGCGGTGCTGTTTCCGTCCTACGCCGCCCAGGTGCTGCACAGTCCGGTGGCGCTCGGCGCGATCGTCGGCGTCTTCGGCGGGGCCGCCCTGCTCGGAAACCTCGTTTTCACCTGGGTCGGGCACCGCGCGGGATCGCGGCGCCGCCTGTTCACGGCCTCGATGGTGATCGGAACGGTGTCACCGCACGTGGCCATGGCGCTCGAATCCGGGCTGGTGACCGTGCTGATCGTCGTTGCGATCGCGGGACTGGCCGCGAGCACGGTCAACCCCGTTCTCGCGGTGGTCACCTACGAGCGGATTCCCACGGAGCTGCGCGGCCGGGTGCTCAGCATGACCACGATGGTGGCGCAGGGTGGGACACCCCTGGGCGTGCTGATCGGCGGGCTTCTCGTCGACGGGGCGGGCCTGACGGCGACGTTGTGGATGGTCGTGGCGAGTTACCTGATGGCCCTCTCG
This Haloactinomyces albus DNA region includes the following protein-coding sequences:
- a CDS encoding MFS transporter, which encodes MSGRRRTPLALLWVSHGCAVTATTATFVAIPWFVLTTTGSATRVGVVTAAELVGLVAMSMVVGPLVDRIGARRTAIVSDVAGAVSVVGIPALHFTAGLAFWQLIALSVALGASREPGHTARRVLVPELIVHSGVPMERGAGGIDAAKRAGEMFGAPLAGAALVLVDAPGVLVGNAGLFLLAAGLTLLGVPRTIARRPESSTRPSSYLREVAEGLRYLRRDRLIAAVLAMLLITNMLDVAAFAVLFPSYAAQVLHSPVALGAIVGVFGGAALLGNLVFTWVGHRAGSRRRLFTASMVIGTVSPHVAMALESGLVTVLIVVAIAGLAASTVNPVLAVVTYERIPTELRGRVLSMTTMVAQGGTPLGVLIGGLLVDGAGLTATLWMVVASYLMALSAPMLFPVWGQMDDPGATRPRDPAAEPAA